DNA from Polaribacter sp. NJDZ03:
CAGATAAAAAAAACTTTTCAACCTCTCTTAATGACTTGCTTTTTACTACTTATCTCCAAAGTAAGATACTTCTCCTCCACTTAAGAAATCTTCTCTTACTGGGCTAAATGTATCAATTAACTGCCCTTCTTCTAAACAAATTGCACTATGCAATAAATTAGGTTCAATGTATACTCCATCTCCTGCTTCTACAATTTGCTTTTCTCCATTTATTTCAAATTCAAATTTACCAGACACACAATATGTAGCTTGTGTATGAAAATGTTGATGTGGTGCACCTAATGCCCCTTTCTCAAATTTTACGCTCACCATCATTATTTGATTATCGTAACCTAAAAACTTTCTTGATACTCCTCCACCAAGTTCTTCCCATTTTAATTCTTTTGCAATGACATATTTTTCACTGAATCTATTCATTTTTTCCATTTTATTTTATGATTAGTTTATTTGAAATAATAAGAACCAGACCACTCATAATTCTTATTGTTAATTTTTATTTTATGTTTTGTTTCTTTAGAAGCATTTGTATTTGCTGTTATAAACAACTTAGTAACACCTTTTAAATTACGTACTGAAACCGCAGTATAAGCATCAGTATCTAAAACTACTTTTAATTCTTTTATATTACTTTTTGAATTTGTGGCAGACTCTGAAACAGGACTATAACTACCATGTGTTTCTATACTAGAAACAAAAATTGTGTTTTTGGTGTTTTTTCTCCTAACCATTAACGCTGCTTCTCTTCTTAAATTAAATTCTGGGTCATTAGCACCAATTCTTGTAAAAAGCAATTCATCTGCTTTATTAGTAACAGATGTTAACGTATAGAATTTACCTTTATTTAACCAAGATAATTTACTATTCTCTTCTAAAACTTTTGCTGTACCTTCTAGATATAAATGTTGATATCCGTTTTTAGAACCTAAAGGTTTTAAGGTTGTTGGTATTTTATACTCAAAATTTGTATTTAATACTTGCCCTAAGAAATAATACGGAAAATCGTACTGATTCGCTTTATTAGAAACTATTTTCATAATATCTAAAACATAAGGTTTTTCAAAATCTTCGTCTTTAATAATTGCCATAGTACGTAACATCGTTGTTCCAGGATACGCGTTCGTTTCTTTTGCACTTACAACTTTAATGTTTTTACTTTCTGATGAAAAATAATGAAGTACAGAATGATGCTGACTTCCTATTTCATACTTCGCGTTAAAATGAGAGGTTTCATTTTGGGTAACAGTATTATGAGCAATTGTTTGTTTTGCCCAAGTTTTGTTTTCCTTCAAATAATTTCCACCACCTTTTTGTTCGATATTTACAAAACGAGCTAAACCATAATCTTGAATTACTTCTTCTCCTTTTTCATATAATGAATATGACAACTTATCATAATGACCATGACTAGAACCTTGTGCTGCATATTTAAAAACAAGCTCTATATCTTCATTTCTTAAAATACCAACACCACCTTGTGTACCATCTGGTCCATCAGATAAATTAATAGATTTTTTTTCGAATGCCTTTGCTTTACCTTCCTTTATACCAAGCGCTACTGCTAAACCAGAATCATCTAATAAAACACGGTCTTGGTCTTTAGCAATACTTAATAAACCTGGGTTTTTATCACCAAAATGATACGAAATATCTACTGCTGTTACCAGTGCACTTGTATAATAAGACATTCCTTTTTGCCCATCGTTTAAAGGGAAGAAATCTCCATTTGCATCAGATAAATTCAATAATGCATTAATAGATTTTAGCAAAACACCTTCTTTGTATTCAAATATTTTTAATGCTGGTTTTACATTATGTAATCCTTCAGCAAAAATTAAAAAAGGATACATTGCATAACGTTGATAATATGGCCCTTCATTATAATAACCATCTGGCGAAAAAGGTTCTTCTATATTGGCTAAAAATCCAGCTTTACCATCTTTATTTAAAAAGCCTCCATCGTCATCTTTTTCTTCAGAATTTAATTTTAAATCTTTAATTCCGTATAAAGCTCTGTCTATTAATTCTTGATCATCCATAACCAAACCAATCATACCAACAGCTGCATTTCCCCACGTACTGTGGTTATGAACTCTTTGGTAAAACTGCGGATTACCAATAGAAATATAATCTGCAAATGGTTTAAATAAATTAGTTTCTAACTTAGTACGTTCTTCTTCAGATAAATAATTATAAATACAATCGTACGCTTGACTTACATAAACCAACCAATTAGAATCGTTTAAACATTGCCAAAACAACTTACCTCTTGCGTATGATCTAGTTTTAGGGTGAATGGGTAATGTTTTATACATTGCCTCATATTGCATTAACATGTCTTTTACATATTTCGCGTATTTTTCATCATCTAAAATCTGATATAAAACTCCTGCCTTTTGTAAAACAACCATATTACGTTTATGACGTACATGTGTATAACCACCAGAATAATCTTTTGGAATTGGCGTATCGATTCCTAAGGCAATTTCTGCGTCTATTTCTTCTTTAACTTTAGCTAAAGTTTTATCAAAAATTGGAACAGAACCCAAAGAAGCTCTAATTTTTTCTACTCCATTTTTTGTTAAAATTAATTTTGGATGTTGATTGGAATCACTAATAGAATTAGCTGTTTTTTCTTGAATATTCTCTTTACAAGAGAATGTTAAAACTAGTAATAAGAGAGATAATTTATTTATGAATTTCATAAAATAATAATTTTAATTTAATTATAAAATGTTGAAATAGAAATATTAAAGTTCTTTTTCTGGTGCTGTACTTTTACCAACAGTTGCTTCTTTAAACCAAACCTCTGCATAACTTCCGTTTGCATATTGTTTTGTTATATCTCCACCATAGATTTCAGATTTTGTAGATTTTCCGTTTGCTTGATTGTACGCACCTTGTTTAAAATAATTTACCTCACCAGCATACGCAATTTCTCTTTCTACACTTACAGCTCTTTTAGATGCATACATATCTATAACTTGTTGTGGAATTTTAGATTTTGTTGCAAAATCTGATTTCAACAAACTTTTTGTAAATGTTTTAGTGTCATGTCCGTCGCTTTTAAAAGTTAAATACATAATACCTTTGTGTACGTTTACTTCATAGCTAAATGTTTCTCCTAACTCAATTCCGTCTTTTGGTTCTGCAGGATTAGTAGTTGCGTCTTTACCAACAACCGAAAAATCGTAACCCCAAACTGCTGTAGAAAAATCCCATCTACCAGAATTATCTCCTTCTGTATTAATTTCATAATTCCAAAAAACCGAACCTTTTGTATGCCCAGGAAATTTTTTATAGAAGATTTTTAAAGGCTCATTCTCATGACCTTCATCACTATGAATTTGCCCAACAACAACTGCATAAGAAGACGCAACATTTGCATTTCCTGTAGTAGAAACATGTTGTACTTTTAATGTTCCTGTTAATTTACCTCCTGTTTCTGGAATCCAATGTGCTTTTTCACCCAATTCTGTTCTTGTGTTACTAGATGTTCTAGAAGTAATACCAGAATTAGGAGTTTTATAAACTACCCAATTTGTTTCTTCTTCAGTTGCTACATAAAAGAAATTATCTTTTTGGTAGTTAGTTAAACTATCTACATAAGTTCCATCTCCTAAAAGAATTTTCCATTTGTCCATAAACGGAATAATAGCACTTGGAAATTTGGTTTCTATTGCCTTTTTAGTGGCTGAATTTGTATTTTCTTTAGATGCATCTTTACAAGAGAATAAAGTAAAAAGTGCAACTATTATAAGTATCGATTTATTCATTTTTTGAATTTTATTTTTAATAATTAATACATTAACTTCATTACTAAATTCTCTTCAGTTTTTATTTTCCCTGAATTAACCAAAGTATTTTTGGACGCTGTATTATTTTTTGCTCCCCATAAAATAGATACAAACTGAACTTTGTTATTTTTAAAAGTATTGTTTGTAATATTTACATTTACAATTCCTCTATGATTTAATAACATTTTATTTTTCTCTTTAGAGCCAGAGTTTGTAAATGTGCTATTCGAAACTAAAAGGTTTCCACCAATTGTAGATTCATCATAACCACCTCTATAATAGTCTATAACGTTTTGTTTTACATTATTAAAAGTACAGTTATCTACCGTTAAATATTCTGTATTATAATCTCCTCTATCGTTTATTTCTTCAGAAAGTTCTATTCCGTTTTCACAATTAGAAATTGTAGAATTTTTAAAAGTTACCTCTTCTGCAAATGTTTGTTTGTAAGCTTTTAATACATAATTAAAATTACTAATATGAGAACCTGAAACAGTTAACCCAAAATGATTAGACATGTTTTTGTTTAGGTTTGCAAAAGCGTGGTTTTTGCCGTTTCCAGAAAGCGTTATATTTTTAATATTTAAAAGGCCATAAGGATTCAGTTCAAACAATGGTGAATCATCTAAACCACTATAAGTAATTTTAGCTTTTTCACTTTCTTTAGATTGAATTGTAATTGTTTTATTAATTATTAAAGATTTTGAAATAGCATAAGTTCCTTCTTTCAATTCTAAAACTGCACCATTTTCTGCTTCTTTAAGTTTTGCTATTAATTCGCTAGAATTATTTACCGCATAAACTTTTGCTTCTTTAGCTTCTACAACATTAGAATACCAATCTGCACCATATTTAGTTTTATCTAAAATTGATGGATCTTTAAATTCGCCTTGAACTGTTGCTCCAATAGAATTTGCTTTTTTTCTAGAATTACCAAAAAGATCTTCTGTTATGGTATTAAAACCAAAACCAGTATAAATATCTAAATCGCTTTTTAATTTAGGTAAGTAAACCTGCTCTCCTACTTTGGTTAATTCGAAACTTGTAGCTTTTATTCTTTTAGAGTCTGCATAATCCACTCCTTGGTTGTTAATAATATTATCTTTAAATTTTACACCGTCTGCTTTATCATGTTCTATAATAGGATTTTTATCTCCTTCTTTATTATAAATTACATTATTTGCAACTACTGTTCTTAGCGCTCTTGCAGAACGTATTTCCGATTTTGGTAACACTGCAGCTTGTGCAATATTTGTACCTACACCAAATTGCCAAGGAGATTTACAGTTTATATATGTGTTGTATGCAACTACAACATCTGTAACTTGGTTATATCTATTTAATGGTGATTTAGGTATACCATTCATAACTGCTAACGGACTTCTAAAGTTTTCGCCAATAATATTGTAGAAGTAATTATTGATAATAGTATGCCCTGTATTTACAATTCTAATGCCCCCAAATTGTTTATTTTCTCCATCACCAATAAAATAATTCCCATCAATTGTGGCATAATTTCCATGACGTGTAACAACAGATCCTTCACTTTTATAAAAGACATTATTTTTAATTAAATTGAAATTTGTTTTACTAGAAATAATTTCAACTTCACCGTTACATTCTTCAAATAAGTTGTTTGCAATGGTTGTATTACTTGGCGACATAGAAGTAAAACTACTACCTAATTGAATAGTTTCTCCTCTTGCACCACCTTTTCTAGGTCTTGGTCCAAAATGATTATTTACAATTTGATGATAATTTCTAATACTTTGGTTTCCTTTTAAATCTACTCTAACCGTTGGCCCACCATTTGTTTTTCCTGCAATATAACAGTTTGCTAATTTATTGTGTGTACCATAAAACTGAACCCAAAGATCGTCTTTATCTCTTTGTAACTGGTTGTAATCTAGAATTACACAATTAGTTACGCTACTGTAATTTGCTACTGTATCATTATTAATTTTAAATGCTATTGCATCTTTAGTTGGTGTATATCCGTTTCTAAAAAACAAACCACTTACTTCTAAATAGTTTCCACCAATTCTTAAGTTAGATACTCCTTCAATAAAAACTTTACCTACTGTTTCTGCCCTTAAACTTATTGGACTTTCTTTGGTTCCTTCACCATAAAATTTAATTTCTATGTCTTTATAAATTCCTTCTTTTAATACAATATCATCTCCTGCTTTTGCATTTTCGATAGCCTCTTTAAGTTCTATATTGTTACTTACTAAAATACTGTTTGTAACTTTTTCATTACAAGAAATTAGTGTTAAAAATAAACTGATAGTTAAAAATAATTTATTCATAATAATTTTGAATTTAATGTGATACTGATAAAGAGTAATATTTTAATTTAGAAAATGCACCCGCATTTGTTGTTGT
Protein-coding regions in this window:
- a CDS encoding alginate lyase family protein; the protein is MKFINKLSLLLLVLTFSCKENIQEKTANSISDSNQHPKLILTKNGVEKIRASLGSVPIFDKTLAKVKEEIDAEIALGIDTPIPKDYSGGYTHVRHKRNMVVLQKAGVLYQILDDEKYAKYVKDMLMQYEAMYKTLPIHPKTRSYARGKLFWQCLNDSNWLVYVSQAYDCIYNYLSEEERTKLETNLFKPFADYISIGNPQFYQRVHNHSTWGNAAVGMIGLVMDDQELIDRALYGIKDLKLNSEEKDDDGGFLNKDGKAGFLANIEEPFSPDGYYNEGPYYQRYAMYPFLIFAEGLHNVKPALKIFEYKEGVLLKSINALLNLSDANGDFFPLNDGQKGMSYYTSALVTAVDISYHFGDKNPGLLSIAKDQDRVLLDDSGLAVALGIKEGKAKAFEKKSINLSDGPDGTQGGVGILRNEDIELVFKYAAQGSSHGHYDKLSYSLYEKGEEVIQDYGLARFVNIEQKGGGNYLKENKTWAKQTIAHNTVTQNETSHFNAKYEIGSQHHSVLHYFSSESKNIKVVSAKETNAYPGTTMLRTMAIIKDEDFEKPYVLDIMKIVSNKANQYDFPYYFLGQVLNTNFEYKIPTTLKPLGSKNGYQHLYLEGTAKVLEENSKLSWLNKGKFYTLTSVTNKADELLFTRIGANDPEFNLRREAALMVRRKNTKNTIFVSSIETHGSYSPVSESATNSKSNIKELKVVLDTDAYTAVSVRNLKGVTKLFITANTNASKETKHKIKINNKNYEWSGSYYFK
- a CDS encoding chondroitinase-B domain-containing protein gives rise to the protein MNKLFLTISLFLTLISCNEKVTNSILVSNNIELKEAIENAKAGDDIVLKEGIYKDIEIKFYGEGTKESPISLRAETVGKVFIEGVSNLRIGGNYLEVSGLFFRNGYTPTKDAIAFKINNDTVANYSSVTNCVILDYNQLQRDKDDLWVQFYGTHNKLANCYIAGKTNGGPTVRVDLKGNQSIRNYHQIVNNHFGPRPRKGGARGETIQLGSSFTSMSPSNTTIANNLFEECNGEVEIISSKTNFNLIKNNVFYKSEGSVVTRHGNYATIDGNYFIGDGENKQFGGIRIVNTGHTIINNYFYNIIGENFRSPLAVMNGIPKSPLNRYNQVTDVVVAYNTYINCKSPWQFGVGTNIAQAAVLPKSEIRSARALRTVVANNVIYNKEGDKNPIIEHDKADGVKFKDNIINNQGVDYADSKRIKATSFELTKVGEQVYLPKLKSDLDIYTGFGFNTITEDLFGNSRKKANSIGATVQGEFKDPSILDKTKYGADWYSNVVEAKEAKVYAVNNSSELIAKLKEAENGAVLELKEGTYAISKSLIINKTITIQSKESEKAKITYSGLDDSPLFELNPYGLLNIKNITLSGNGKNHAFANLNKNMSNHFGLTVSGSHISNFNYVLKAYKQTFAEEVTFKNSTISNCENGIELSEEINDRGDYNTEYLTVDNCTFNNVKQNVIDYYRGGYDESTIGGNLLVSNSTFTNSGSKEKNKMLLNHRGIVNVNITNNTFKNNKVQFVSILWGAKNNTASKNTLVNSGKIKTEENLVMKLMY
- a CDS encoding polysaccharide lyase family 7 protein is translated as MNKSILIIVALFTLFSCKDASKENTNSATKKAIETKFPSAIIPFMDKWKILLGDGTYVDSLTNYQKDNFFYVATEEETNWVVYKTPNSGITSRTSSNTRTELGEKAHWIPETGGKLTGTLKVQHVSTTGNANVASSYAVVVGQIHSDEGHENEPLKIFYKKFPGHTKGSVFWNYEINTEGDNSGRWDFSTAVWGYDFSVVGKDATTNPAEPKDGIELGETFSYEVNVHKGIMYLTFKSDGHDTKTFTKSLLKSDFATKSKIPQQVIDMYASKRAVSVEREIAYAGEVNYFKQGAYNQANGKSTKSEIYGGDITKQYANGSYAEVWFKEATVGKSTAPEKEL
- a CDS encoding cupin domain-containing protein; translated protein: MNRFSEKYVIAKELKWEELGGGVSRKFLGYDNQIMMVSVKFEKGALGAPHQHFHTQATYCVSGKFEFEINGEKQIVEAGDGVYIEPNLLHSAICLEEGQLIDTFSPVREDFLSGGEVSYFGDK